The Desulfuromonas versatilis genome has a segment encoding these proteins:
- a CDS encoding DUF2868 domain-containing protein, protein MKSTATLTLLADLNDRLQQDETLSEGELRRRDRRIGRGQGPLRAKPLAQLGDWLDKLRAPGETSPGRSASAALGIGTTLLVLAGLVLGWLSAAAVFHYDGTRPVNIIHVLAVFVGAQALLLALLALSVLPEKLQGLVPGLAALQEALPRLSPGRLQRLIARYLPSRYREAAAALIGRSTAHQSLFGRVQKWIFLRSGQAFGLAFNLGALAGCLYLVVFTDLAFGWSTTLQAEAHDLQRLTDLLAWPWAHLAPQGRPSPELIEATRFFRLQPGTLPGAAAADPARLGGWWPFLIFCLLIYGLLPRLALLLLAQARLAAALRHAALHLPGVQAALDRLNSQLVETQASEPEPGPATVPSGVLHSRLLGDLRGKTFAVIDWAGTGLHREALAGWLAQRMDGTLDTLQEAGGAQSLDHDRGVLESLAAGQANPVLILVKGWEPPMADFKDFLAELRRTLGRELAVGVVPLGMGSVTQMRPCESEMAEVWATVIARLGDPRTSVTPVRGAGGG, encoded by the coding sequence ATGAAATCGACCGCGACCCTGACCCTGCTGGCCGACCTCAACGATCGACTGCAGCAGGACGAAACGCTGAGCGAGGGCGAACTGCGCCGCCGCGACCGTCGGATCGGCCGCGGCCAGGGCCCGCTGCGGGCGAAACCTCTCGCCCAGCTCGGCGACTGGCTGGATAAGCTACGCGCCCCCGGGGAAACCTCTCCCGGGCGCAGCGCCTCGGCGGCCCTGGGGATCGGCACCACCCTGCTGGTCCTCGCCGGCCTGGTCCTCGGCTGGCTGAGCGCGGCCGCGGTTTTCCATTACGACGGCACCCGACCGGTCAACATCATTCACGTGCTGGCCGTGTTCGTCGGCGCCCAGGCCCTGCTGCTGGCGCTGCTCGCCCTGAGCGTGCTGCCGGAAAAACTCCAGGGGCTGGTCCCCGGCCTCGCTGCGCTGCAGGAAGCCCTCCCCCGCCTCAGCCCCGGGCGTCTGCAACGTCTCATTGCCCGCTATCTCCCCTCCCGCTACCGGGAGGCCGCCGCCGCGCTGATCGGGCGCAGCACCGCCCACCAGAGCCTGTTCGGCCGCGTGCAGAAATGGATTTTCCTGCGCTCGGGGCAGGCCTTCGGCCTGGCCTTCAACCTGGGCGCCCTGGCCGGCTGCCTCTACCTGGTGGTGTTCACCGACCTGGCCTTCGGCTGGAGCACCACCCTGCAGGCCGAGGCGCACGACCTGCAGCGCCTCACCGACCTGCTCGCCTGGCCCTGGGCGCACCTGGCGCCCCAGGGGCGTCCCTCGCCGGAACTGATCGAGGCGACCCGGTTTTTCCGCCTGCAGCCTGGCACCCTGCCCGGCGCCGCGGCGGCAGACCCGGCCCGGCTCGGGGGCTGGTGGCCGTTTCTGATTTTCTGCCTGCTGATTTACGGGCTGCTGCCGCGCCTGGCGCTGCTGCTGCTCGCCCAGGCCCGGCTTGCTGCGGCCCTGCGGCATGCCGCCCTGCACCTGCCCGGGGTGCAGGCGGCCCTTGACCGCCTCAACAGCCAGCTGGTCGAGACCCAGGCCAGCGAACCCGAACCGGGGCCGGCGACCGTCCCCTCGGGCGTACTGCACAGCCGCCTGCTCGGCGACCTGCGGGGAAAAACCTTCGCGGTCATCGACTGGGCCGGCACCGGTCTGCACCGGGAGGCCCTGGCCGGCTGGCTGGCGCAGCGCATGGACGGCACCCTGGATACACTGCAGGAAGCCGGCGGCGCCCAGTCCCTGGACCACGACCGGGGGGTGCTGGAGTCGCTGGCCGCAGGCCAGGCGAACCCCGTGCTGATCCTGGTCAAGGGGTGGGAACCGCCCATGGCGGATTTCAAGGACTTTTTAGCGGAGCTGCGCCGCACGCTCGGCAGGGAGCTGGCCGTGGGGGTCGTCCCCCTGGGGATGGGCAGCGTCACGCAGATGCGCCCCTGCGAGTCCGAAATGGCCGAGGTCTGGGCTACGGTGATCGCCCGCCTGGGTGATCCGCGCACCTCCGTCACCCCGGTGCGCGGGGCAGGAGGCGGATAA
- a CDS encoding ATP-binding protein, protein MMNLKPEVVARLERVLSSVEMLLPKAVKPVDWASCHAANWRRHSFSGYLEPVKVTDTTSLEELLGVEEQKAIMTSNTRQFLAGLPANNALLWGSRGTGKSSLVKALLNKYADKGLRVIQVEKEDLIYLSEIFSAVENEPYRFILLCDDLTFEVGELSYKMLKSALDGSVYSAPENVLIYVTSNRRHLLPEYESDHLGGKFVKGELQQSEAMEEKVSLSDRFGLWVPFHVFTQDRYVDAVRLCIERESRQRKVEIPWSRELEQEAIKWSHDKSKRCGRTAFQFSKNYVGRYLLGKQVA, encoded by the coding sequence ATGATGAACCTGAAACCCGAAGTCGTGGCCCGGCTCGAGCGCGTGCTCAGCTCCGTCGAAATGCTGCTGCCCAAGGCGGTAAAGCCGGTCGACTGGGCCAGCTGCCACGCCGCCAACTGGCGCCGCCACTCCTTTTCCGGCTATCTCGAGCCGGTCAAGGTGACCGACACCACCTCCCTCGAAGAGCTGCTCGGGGTCGAGGAACAGAAAGCCATCATGACCAGCAACACCCGTCAGTTCCTGGCCGGCCTGCCGGCCAACAACGCCCTGCTCTGGGGCTCGCGCGGCACCGGCAAGTCGTCGCTGGTCAAGGCCCTGCTCAACAAGTACGCCGACAAGGGGTTGCGGGTGATCCAGGTGGAGAAGGAGGACCTGATCTACCTCTCGGAGATTTTCTCCGCGGTGGAGAACGAGCCGTACCGGTTCATCCTGCTGTGCGACGATCTGACCTTCGAAGTCGGCGAGCTGAGCTACAAGATGCTCAAGAGCGCCCTGGACGGCTCGGTCTACTCGGCGCCGGAGAACGTGCTCATCTACGTCACCTCCAACCGCCGCCACCTGCTTCCCGAATACGAGTCGGACCACCTGGGCGGCAAGTTCGTCAAGGGCGAGCTGCAGCAGAGCGAGGCGATGGAGGAGAAGGTCTCCCTCTCCGACCGCTTCGGGCTCTGGGTACCTTTCCACGTCTTCACCCAGGACCGGTACGTCGACGCGGTGCGCCTGTGCATCGAGCGCGAATCGCGCCAGCGCAAGGTGGAGATCCCCTGGAGCCGGGAGCTGGAGCAGGAGGCGATCAAATGGTCCCACGACAAGAGCAAGCGCTGCGGCCGCACCGCCTTCCAGTTCTCGAAAAATTATGTCGGGCGCTACCTGCTGGGCAAGCAGGTCGCCTGA
- a CDS encoding phosphate/phosphite/phosphonate ABC transporter substrate-binding protein, which translates to MRRISTPILLILACLLLPLDAAAQSPTKSIVIGLIPEMNVFKQMERFKPLADYLGEKTGVKVEFSILSRYGNIITRFSEENLDGAFFGSFTGAMAIRKLGVTPLARPVNLNGESTYRGYIYVRKDSGIRSVADMRGKKFAFVEKATTAGYVFPLAYLKKHGAGDIETFFGESFFAGSHDASLYAVLSGSADIGASKNTVFDWVRKTDPRVDSEILILAESTDVPSNGLCVRPDLDPSLKSRLKAALLTLDQTSQGQAVLEKFKALKFIETTAADYQPVIDLSGEAGIDLQNYQYYNE; encoded by the coding sequence ATGAGACGTATTTCCACGCCGATCCTCCTGATTTTAGCGTGCCTGCTGCTTCCGCTGGACGCGGCGGCGCAGTCCCCGACGAAGTCTATCGTCATTGGACTCATCCCGGAGATGAATGTTTTCAAGCAGATGGAGCGCTTCAAGCCCCTGGCCGACTACCTGGGCGAAAAGACTGGAGTCAAGGTGGAGTTCTCCATCCTCAGCCGCTATGGCAACATCATCACCCGGTTTTCCGAGGAGAACCTGGATGGCGCCTTCTTCGGCTCCTTCACCGGCGCCATGGCGATCCGCAAACTGGGAGTGACCCCCCTGGCCAGGCCGGTGAACCTCAACGGCGAATCGACCTACCGCGGGTACATCTACGTGAGAAAGGACAGCGGCATCCGCAGCGTTGCGGACATGCGGGGGAAAAAGTTCGCCTTCGTGGAAAAGGCCACCACGGCAGGGTATGTCTTCCCCCTGGCCTACCTGAAGAAGCATGGGGCGGGCGACATCGAAACCTTCTTCGGCGAGAGTTTTTTCGCCGGCAGCCACGATGCCTCACTGTATGCGGTGCTGAGCGGCAGCGCGGATATCGGCGCCTCCAAGAACACCGTCTTCGACTGGGTGCGCAAAACGGACCCGCGGGTCGACAGCGAAATCCTCATCCTCGCCGAATCCACCGATGTCCCCTCCAACGGCCTCTGTGTCAGGCCTGATCTGGACCCATCCCTGAAATCCCGGCTGAAAGCGGCGTTGCTGACCCTGGACCAAACATCGCAGGGGCAGGCCGTTCTGGAAAAGTTCAAGGCACTCAAGTTCATCGAAACCACCGCCGCGGATTACCAACCGGTCATCGACCTCTCCGGAGAGGCCGGGATCGATCTGCAGAACTACCAGTACTACAACGAATAA